Below is a genomic region from candidate division WOR-3 bacterium.
AAAGATGCACAGCAATTGATTGTTATAAAAAGAATGGTAGAAGACTTAAATATGGATATAGAAATATTACCCGTTGAAACTGTTAGAGAAAAAGATGGGCTTGCGATGAGTTCAAGAAATATTTATTTAACCCCTGAGGAAAGAAAAGAATCACCGGTTATATATAAATCTCTTTTACTTGCAAAAAAAATAATAGAGGAAGGAGAAAGGGATTCTGAAAAAGTTATAAAAGAAATGGAAAAATTCATTAAAGAAAATTCAAGATTAATAAAAATACAGTATATTGAGATTGTAGATATAAATAATCTATCACCACTTAAGGAAATAAAAGGTGAGATTCTTATTGGAATAGCCTGTTTCCTTGGAAGGGCAAGATTAATAGATAATATAAGAATTAAAGTTGATTAATTTAAAAAGGAAACCCTTTATATTTTTAATTTCAGGTCCCTCAGGAACTGGAAAAACCACAATTGTGAGGAGGTTAATGGAAAAATTTGGTAATGAACTTAAGTATTCAGTATCCTACACTACCCGAGAAAAGAGAGGGGGAGAAATTGAAGGTGTGGATTATTATTATATAACAGAAGAGGAATTTAAAAAAAAGATTGAAAGAGGTGAAATGATAGAATGGACTTTTGCCTATGGTAATTACTATGGAACACCAAAAGAGCCTGTTCTTAAATGGCTCAAGGAAGGTTTTTATGTTTTATTTGATATGGATTCAAAAGGTCTTTTTAATTTAAAAAAATACTTTGATGATGTTGTCTCTATATTTCTTTTCCCTCCCTCATGGGAAGAGTTAGAAAAAAGATTAACTAAAAGACACCCAAAGGAAAAAGAACTTGTAAAAAGAAGATTGAAGGAGGCTAAAGAAGAAAGCAAAATGTGGAAATTTTTTGATTATGTTCTCGTAAATAGTGATATAGATTTTACAGTTAAAATGGTTGAAAAAATTTATCAAGCAGAAAAATTTAAATCAAGGTTAACGGATTTAATTGTTGAGGAGAAAATATGATTGAAAGGTACAAAATAAAAGAGATTGAAGAAATATGGAGTGAAGAAAATAAACTGAAATTATGGCTTAAAATTGAGATCCTGACAATAGAAGGATTTGAGAAAAATGGGATTTTGCCAAAGGGGATATCAGATAGAATTAAAAAGAAAAATATTATAATAACACCCTTAGAGGTTAAAGAGAGAGAAAAAATAACAAATCATGATGTTGCTGCTTTTGTCGATGTTCTTGAAAAAAAAGTAGGTGAAGATATTGCGCCTTTTGTTCATTTTGGTTTAACCTCCTCGGATCTTCTTGATACTACAATTGCCATTCAGATGAGGGATACATTAAAAATTGTTTTGAATAGACTAAAAATTTTAGAAAAGGTTCTGGAGAATAAAATAAAGGAAAACAGGGGAATTTTAATAGCAGGTAGAACACATGGAATGTTTGCCGAGCCAATGACTCTTTCCCATAAATTTCTTTCTTATCTTTCAGAGGCGAAGAGAAATGAGAAAAGATTAAGGGAAATAATTAAAGAGGTTTCCTTTGGAAAAATTTCTGGATCTCTTGGAAATTATCTCCATGTTCCACCTGAAGTTGAGTTTTATGTATTAAAAAAACTTAATTTAAAACCAGAACCAGTTTCTACACAGATAGTTCCGAGGGATAGACATGTTTTATTCCTTTTCGGTCTTGTTTTAATAGGGAATTTTCTTGAAAGGTTAGCAACTGAGATAAGGCTTCTTTCAAGAACAGAAGTTGGTGAATTAAGTGAGCCTTTTAGTGAAGGTCAGAAAGGTTCATCAAGTATGCCCCATAAGAAAAATCCAGTTATTTCAGAGAGAATATGTGGTCTTGCAAGGCTTTTAAGGGGTTATCTTATTTCTATTCTTGAAAACACTAATTTATGGCACGAAAGGGATATATCCCACTCTTCTACTGAAAGAATTGTTTTACCAGATGCTTCCCATTTAACTGTTTATATGCTTGATAAGATGATTTTTATTTTGGAAAATTTATTAATAAATAAAGAAAAAATAAAAGAAAATTTCAAAAAATATGAAAAAGAACTTTTTTCTCAGGAATTTCTCTATTTTCTCTTAAAAAAAGGTAAAAAACGTTCTGAGGCTTATGACCATGTTCAGAAAAAAATATTTGAAGGGAAAATTCCAGTGGATGAAAAAGATTTTGAAAAATTAAAAGAAGAACTTTATAATAAACTTATAGAAATAGAAGAAAAATTGATTGAGAGGCTATTATGATTGATGAATTTCTAAAGGATAATGTATATTTAGTTTTAAGTTTTTTTCTTGCTTTTATTATTATCCTTATGATTGTAATCTTTGAGTTGAGGGGAAAATTAAGGGAAAGGGACAAAAAGATAAAAGAGTACGAAAGGAGATTGAAGGGGTTAAGAGAAACACATGAATTTATGGTTAAAGAACTTACTGCAAGAATTGATGAACTTAATGTTATGTTTTCGAAAAGAAAAAGAATAACTCAATCTGTTATTAATCTAGCAAGAGCTTTGAGTGAACTCAGAGAGGAGAAAGAGATTATATATCTCGTTCTTGAGCAAACAAAAAATATATTAAATGTTACAGATGTTTATTATTTTATCCCGCAGGACGAAGGTTTAAAATATGTGCTTTTTGAGCACAGGACGTTAAGTGATAAGGGAACTTTAAAGAGAGGTGAACTTGTTTATAATTTAGGGGAAGGTCCAATAGGTTATGTTGCAAAAAAAAGGTATATAATGGATAAAGATACCATGTTTCAGGATGCCCTTGTTGATGGGTTACCTGAAACTTATCTTGCTGATCCCTTTGGAATGGATTATGAGATAATTTCACCTCTTACTTACCAGGCAACAAATTTTGGAGTTATTGCTGTTTCAGGAATAAAGGAGGAAAAGATAGAGGGGGTCTCATATAGGGAAACAAAAGAGGAGGCATTAAGAACATCCATGGAAGCCCTTCAAATGATTTCTGAACTTACTTCTCTTGCTCTAAACTCAGCTATGCTCCTTGAGAAGATTCAGACAATGGCTGATACTGATGGTTTAACTGGAATTTATAACAAAAGATATTTTATGGAAAGGCTTTCAAGAGAGCTTTTAAAGGCAAAACAGGATGGTTATAAGGTGGGTATCTTTATGCTTGATATAGACTTTTTCAAAAAATACAATGACACAAATGGACACCCTATGGGTGATAAACTTTTAAGAAGTATTGCAAAGATTTTGAAAAAAACAGCAGAAACACTTAATGGAATACCTGCAAGATACGGAGGAGAAGAGTTTGTAGTGCTTTTACCTGGAAGGAATAAGTTTGAAACAATGACCTATGGTGATCAAGTAAGAAAAATAATTGAAAAAACAAGATTTCCTAAGGAAGAAAAACAACCGGGTGGTAAACTCACAATATCAGGTGGTGTGGCTGTTTTTCCTGATGATGCCCAGGATGAGAAGACTTTAATTGATAAAGCAGATAAAGCTCTTTATAAAGCTAAAGAAAGCGGTAAAAACAGGGTATTGGCAGCTGGTTGAAATAATTTTTTTTATTCTGGGTTTGTGTTTAGGAAGTTTTGCAAATGTTATTATCTATAGGGTACCAAAAAATCTTTCAATAGTTTATCCTTCTTCTTTCTGTCCTTCATGTAAAAATAAAATAAAGTTTTATGATAATATTCCTCTAATAAGTTTTCTCTTATTAAAGGGAAAATGCAGATTCTGTGGAGAAAAAATAAGTTTTAGATACCCTTTTGTAGAATTTTTAACAGGAGTTTTATTTCTTTTATCCTATATTAAATTTAAATTTTCTCCTTTAATGTTTGAAATGATATTTCTTAACTATTTTTTAATGATAATGGCTTTTATAGATTATGAAACTGGGTATATATACGATGTTTTACTTTTTCCTTCCCTTTATACAGGTTTTATTATTTCTTTTTTGAATAATCATTTGATTTCTTCAATTTTCTATGCCCTTTTTGCATTTTTCTTTGGTCTTTTTTTAAGGTTAATTTTTGGAAGAATTTTTAAAAAGGAAGCACTTGGTGAGGGAGATCCCTATGTATTTGCTTTAATTGCAATATATATAAGAGGTTTTGATCTATTTTTTGTTTTTTTCCTTTCTTTTTTAATAGGTTCTATTTTAGGTTTTATTTTAATTTTAAGAAAAAAAGAAAAATATTTACCTCTTTTACCCTTTCTCTTTACTGGCACCTTTCTTTACTATATAATCTATCCTTTTCCAAATAAAATAATCTTTAAACTTTTTTATCTATAACATGGAAGACAGGTTCAAAAGGATAAAGAAAATCTATGATTATGTTAATTTTATTTTTTCTTTTGGAATAGACCATTTTTCAAGATGGTATTTATCAAGAAAAGTAAAAGGGATTATCTGTGATATAGGAACAGGTAAGGGTGAACTTGCTTTATATTTAAGCAAAAGAAAAAAGGTAAAAAGGATTTTTGCTATTGATATATCTAAGGATATGCTTGAAAAGAGAAAATTAAATGAAAAAA
It encodes:
- the gmk gene encoding guanylate kinase — protein: MINLKRKPFIFLISGPSGTGKTTIVRRLMEKFGNELKYSVSYTTREKRGGEIEGVDYYYITEEEFKKKIERGEMIEWTFAYGNYYGTPKEPVLKWLKEGFYVLFDMDSKGLFNLKKYFDDVVSIFLFPPSWEELEKRLTKRHPKEKELVKRRLKEAKEESKMWKFFDYVLVNSDIDFTVKMVEKIYQAEKFKSRLTDLIVEEKI
- a CDS encoding prepilin peptidase; protein product: MCLGSFANVIIYRVPKNLSIVYPSSFCPSCKNKIKFYDNIPLISFLLLKGKCRFCGEKISFRYPFVEFLTGVLFLLSYIKFKFSPLMFEMIFLNYFLMIMAFIDYETGYIYDVLLFPSLYTGFIISFLNNHLISSIFYALFAFFFGLFLRLIFGRIFKKEALGEGDPYVFALIAIYIRGFDLFFVFFLSFLIGSILGFILILRKKEKYLPLLPFLFTGTFLYYIIYPFPNKIIFKLFYL
- the purB gene encoding adenylosuccinate lyase; amino-acid sequence: MIERYKIKEIEEIWSEENKLKLWLKIEILTIEGFEKNGILPKGISDRIKKKNIIITPLEVKEREKITNHDVAAFVDVLEKKVGEDIAPFVHFGLTSSDLLDTTIAIQMRDTLKIVLNRLKILEKVLENKIKENRGILIAGRTHGMFAEPMTLSHKFLSYLSEAKRNEKRLREIIKEVSFGKISGSLGNYLHVPPEVEFYVLKKLNLKPEPVSTQIVPRDRHVLFLFGLVLIGNFLERLATEIRLLSRTEVGELSEPFSEGQKGSSSMPHKKNPVISERICGLARLLRGYLISILENTNLWHERDISHSSTERIVLPDASHLTVYMLDKMIFILENLLINKEKIKENFKKYEKELFSQEFLYFLLKKGKKRSEAYDHVQKKIFEGKIPVDEKDFEKLKEELYNKLIEIEEKLIERLL
- a CDS encoding sensor domain-containing diguanylate cyclase; this encodes MIDEFLKDNVYLVLSFFLAFIIILMIVIFELRGKLRERDKKIKEYERRLKGLRETHEFMVKELTARIDELNVMFSKRKRITQSVINLARALSELREEKEIIYLVLEQTKNILNVTDVYYFIPQDEGLKYVLFEHRTLSDKGTLKRGELVYNLGEGPIGYVAKKRYIMDKDTMFQDALVDGLPETYLADPFGMDYEIISPLTYQATNFGVIAVSGIKEEKIEGVSYRETKEEALRTSMEALQMISELTSLALNSAMLLEKIQTMADTDGLTGIYNKRYFMERLSRELLKAKQDGYKVGIFMLDIDFFKKYNDTNGHPMGDKLLRSIAKILKKTAETLNGIPARYGGEEFVVLLPGRNKFETMTYGDQVRKIIEKTRFPKEEKQPGGKLTISGGVAVFPDDAQDEKTLIDKADKALYKAKESGKNRVLAAG